A stretch of the Agromyces larvae genome encodes the following:
- a CDS encoding DUF7455 domain-containing protein, translating to MTQYTETTATEAEAPYELTALDRCDACGAQAYIRVVVSNGELLFCAHHGRKHQEKLSQIAHSWHDESSRLMVDTRD from the coding sequence ATGACGCAGTACACCGAGACCACTGCGACCGAAGCCGAGGCCCCCTACGAGCTCACCGCGCTCGACCGGTGCGACGCCTGCGGTGCGCAGGCGTACATCCGCGTGGTCGTCTCGAACGGCGAGCTGCTGTTCTGCGCGCACCACGGCCGCAAGCACCAGGAGAAGCTGTCGCAGATCGCGCACAGCTGGCACGACGAGTCGAGCCGGCTGATGGTCGACACCCGCGACTGA
- a CDS encoding DUF3043 domain-containing protein, with amino-acid sequence MAKNANNTDQPAPETLADTEARLKAGKGVPTPTRAEREAARKRPLVPNDRKEAARQAKAKAADARERARIGMANGDEKYLPMRDRGPQKKFVRDYVDARFSIGELLIPVMFLVIVLTFVQNYEIQALSILLLWAFFAVAVIDVIILGQVLTRKLRSKYGDRADRVRWYAAMRALQLRPLRLPKPQVKRRDYPTL; translated from the coding sequence GTGGCGAAGAACGCGAACAACACCGACCAGCCCGCCCCCGAGACGCTCGCCGACACCGAGGCGCGTCTGAAGGCGGGCAAGGGCGTCCCGACGCCCACCCGCGCCGAGCGTGAGGCCGCCCGCAAGCGGCCGCTCGTGCCGAACGACCGCAAGGAGGCCGCGCGCCAGGCGAAGGCCAAGGCCGCCGATGCGCGCGAGCGCGCCCGGATCGGCATGGCCAACGGCGATGAGAAGTACCTGCCGATGCGCGACCGCGGCCCGCAGAAGAAGTTCGTGCGCGACTACGTCGACGCGCGTTTCAGCATCGGCGAACTGCTCATCCCCGTGATGTTCCTCGTGATCGTCCTCACCTTCGTGCAGAACTACGAGATCCAGGCGCTCTCGATCCTGCTGCTCTGGGCGTTCTTCGCCGTCGCGGTGATCGACGTGATCATCCTCGGGCAGGTGCTCACCCGCAAGCTCCGCTCGAAGTACGGCGACCGCGCCGACCGGGTGCGCTGGTACGCCGCGATGCGCGCGCTGCAGCTGCGCCCCCTCCGCCTGCCGAAGCCGCAGGTGAAGCGCCGCGACTACCCCACGCTCTGA
- a CDS encoding RNA polymerase sigma factor, giving the protein MAKAATTTAKGDEATKAAAPAKAAAATKTSAKAAAKPTAKTAATTGATKTAAKPAAKTATKTARTSTAKGAAKTSAAAKAAKSGDDEFEDTEIEDGEELVETGDAETVEATETAADAADDADDVDDSTGAIPVVTEPHPTGALVLRAGDDEDEVPVYSAQITGATADPVKDYLKQIGKVALLNAAEEVELAMRIEAGLFAEEKLSHMSDAEKRTQLGRELQWVAKDGQRAKSHLLGANLRLVVSLAKRYTGRGMQFLDLIQEGNLGLIRAVEKFDYTKGFKFSTYATWWIRQAITRAMADQARTIRIPVHMVEVINKLARVQRQMLQDLGREPTPEELSKELDMTPEKVIEVQKYGREPISLHTPLGEDGDSEFGDLIEDTEAVVPADAVGFTMLQKQLESLLDSLSEREAGVIRMRFGLGDGMPKTLDQIGDTFGVTRERIRQIESKTMAKLRHPSRSQSLRDYLE; this is encoded by the coding sequence ATGGCGAAGGCCGCAACGACGACCGCCAAGGGCGACGAGGCGACGAAGGCCGCCGCGCCCGCGAAGGCGGCCGCGGCAACCAAGACGTCCGCGAAGGCCGCGGCGAAGCCGACCGCGAAGACGGCGGCGACCACGGGCGCGACGAAGACAGCGGCCAAGCCGGCCGCCAAGACGGCGACCAAGACGGCGCGCACGTCGACGGCGAAGGGCGCCGCGAAGACGAGCGCCGCGGCGAAGGCCGCGAAGAGCGGCGACGACGAGTTCGAAGACACCGAGATCGAGGACGGCGAGGAGCTGGTCGAGACCGGTGACGCCGAGACGGTCGAGGCGACCGAGACCGCAGCCGACGCGGCGGACGACGCCGACGACGTCGACGACTCGACCGGGGCGATCCCGGTGGTGACCGAGCCGCACCCGACGGGGGCGCTGGTGCTGCGCGCCGGCGACGACGAAGACGAGGTGCCGGTCTACTCGGCGCAGATCACGGGTGCGACCGCCGACCCCGTGAAGGACTACCTGAAGCAGATCGGCAAGGTCGCGCTGCTGAACGCGGCCGAAGAGGTCGAGCTCGCGATGCGCATCGAGGCGGGCCTGTTCGCCGAGGAGAAGCTGTCGCACATGAGCGACGCCGAGAAGCGCACCCAGCTCGGCCGTGAGCTGCAGTGGGTCGCGAAGGACGGGCAGCGCGCGAAGAGCCACCTGCTCGGCGCGAACCTGCGTCTCGTGGTGTCGCTGGCCAAGCGCTACACGGGTCGCGGCATGCAGTTCCTCGATCTGATTCAAGAGGGCAACCTGGGCCTGATCCGTGCGGTCGAGAAGTTCGACTACACGAAGGGCTTCAAGTTCTCGACCTACGCGACGTGGTGGATCCGCCAGGCGATCACCCGCGCGATGGCCGACCAGGCCCGCACCATCCGCATCCCGGTGCACATGGTCGAGGTCATCAACAAGCTCGCCCGCGTGCAGCGGCAGATGCTGCAGGACCTGGGCCGCGAGCCCACGCCGGAAGAGCTCTCGAAGGAGCTCGACATGACCCCCGAGAAGGTCATCGAGGTGCAGAAGTACGGCCGCGAGCCGATCTCGCTGCACACCCCGCTCGGCGAGGACGGCGACAGCGAGTTCGGCGACCTGATCGAGGACACCGAGGCGGTCGTGCCGGCCGACGCGGTCGGCTTCACGATGCTGCAGAAGCAGCTCGAGAGCCTGCTCGACTCGCTCTCCGAGCGCGAGGCGGGCGTGATCCGCATGCGCTTCGGCCTCGGCGACGGCATGCCGAAGACGCTCGACCAGATCGGCGACACGTTCGGGGTCACCCGCGAGCGCATCCGTCAGATCGAGTCGAAGACGATGGCGAAGCTCCGTCACCCGTCGCGCTCGCAGTCGCTCCGCGACTACCTCGAGTAG
- a CDS encoding DNA gyrase/topoisomerase IV subunit B, with protein MSSDYSARHLSVLEGLEAVRKRPGMYIGSTDSRGLMHCVWEIIDNSVDEALAGHGDDIEVVLHRDGSVEVRDRARGIPVDIEPKTGLSGVEVVFTKLHAGGKFGSGSYSASGGLHGVGASVVNALSERLDVEVDRGGKTWAMSFHRGEPGLFADGADGPSPASAFTPFEESSELRVVGKVAKGVTGTRIRYWADSQIFTKGAGFQLEELIGRARQTAFLVPGLGLTILDRRGDEPEEHRFKFDGGISEFVEHLATDGAVTDVWRLTGDGRFTETVPVLNSGGAMVPTDVERECHVDIALRWGTGYDTAVRTFVNIIATPKGGTHLAGFEQGLLKFIRAQVEQNARRLKVGNDKLDKDDVLAGLTAVLTVRLAEPQFEGQTKEVLGTPAVRSIVASVVQKSLAERFASTKRDDKAQTALVLDKVVAEMKARISARTHKETQRRKNALESSSLPAKLADCRSTDVAHSELFIVEGDSALGTAKLARDSEHQALLPIRGKILNVQKASIADMLGNAECAAIIQTIGAGSGRTFDLSAARYGKVIIMSDADVDGAHIRTLLLTLFFRYMRPMIEEGRVFAAVPPLHRIIVQNPGTKPNETIYTYSEAEFAAVTKDLTRRGRKFGEPQRYKGLGEMDADQLAVTTMDPKHRMLRRVGVADAEQAGRVFELLMGNDVAPRKEFIIDSANGLSRDRIDA; from the coding sequence GTGAGCTCCGACTATTCCGCCCGCCACCTCTCCGTGCTCGAAGGCCTCGAGGCCGTGCGCAAACGCCCGGGCATGTACATCGGCTCGACCGACTCGCGCGGTCTCATGCACTGCGTCTGGGAGATCATCGACAACTCCGTCGACGAAGCGCTCGCGGGGCACGGCGACGACATCGAGGTCGTGCTGCACCGCGACGGCAGCGTCGAGGTGCGCGACCGGGCACGCGGCATCCCGGTCGACATCGAGCCGAAGACCGGGCTGAGCGGCGTCGAGGTCGTGTTCACCAAGCTGCACGCGGGCGGCAAGTTCGGGTCGGGGTCGTACTCCGCCTCGGGCGGCCTGCACGGCGTCGGCGCGTCGGTCGTGAACGCGCTGTCAGAGCGCCTCGACGTCGAGGTCGATCGGGGCGGCAAGACCTGGGCCATGTCGTTCCACCGGGGCGAGCCCGGGCTGTTCGCCGACGGCGCCGACGGGCCGAGCCCCGCCTCGGCGTTCACGCCGTTCGAGGAGTCGAGCGAGCTCCGGGTCGTCGGCAAGGTCGCCAAGGGCGTCACCGGTACCCGCATCCGCTACTGGGCCGACTCGCAGATCTTCACCAAGGGCGCGGGCTTCCAGCTCGAGGAGCTCATCGGCCGGGCCCGCCAGACCGCGTTCCTCGTGCCGGGCCTCGGCCTCACCATCCTCGACCGGCGCGGCGACGAGCCCGAAGAGCACCGGTTCAAGTTCGACGGCGGCATCAGCGAGTTCGTCGAGCATCTCGCCACGGACGGTGCGGTGACCGACGTCTGGCGGCTCACCGGCGACGGCCGGTTCACCGAGACGGTGCCCGTGCTGAACTCGGGCGGTGCGATGGTGCCGACCGACGTCGAGCGCGAGTGCCATGTCGACATCGCGCTGCGCTGGGGCACCGGGTACGACACCGCGGTCCGTACCTTCGTCAACATCATCGCCACGCCGAAGGGCGGCACCCACCTCGCCGGGTTCGAGCAGGGGCTGCTGAAGTTCATCCGCGCGCAGGTCGAGCAGAACGCGCGCCGGCTCAAGGTCGGCAACGACAAGCTCGACAAGGACGACGTGCTCGCCGGCCTCACCGCGGTGCTCACCGTGCGGCTCGCCGAGCCGCAGTTCGAGGGCCAGACCAAAGAGGTGCTCGGCACGCCGGCGGTGCGGTCGATCGTGGCTTCGGTGGTGCAGAAGTCGCTGGCCGAGCGGTTCGCCTCGACGAAGCGCGACGACAAGGCGCAGACCGCGCTGGTGCTCGACAAGGTCGTCGCCGAGATGAAGGCGCGCATCTCCGCGCGCACCCACAAAGAGACGCAGCGTCGCAAGAACGCGCTGGAGTCGTCGTCGCTTCCGGCGAAGCTCGCCGACTGCCGGTCGACGGATGTCGCGCACAGCGAACTGTTCATCGTCGAGGGCGACTCGGCGCTGGGCACCGCAAAGCTCGCGCGCGACAGCGAACACCAGGCGCTGCTGCCGATCCGGGGCAAGATCCTCAACGTGCAGAAGGCGTCCATCGCCGACATGCTCGGCAACGCCGAGTGCGCGGCCATCATCCAGACGATCGGCGCCGGGTCGGGTCGCACCTTCGACCTCTCGGCGGCACGGTACGGCAAGGTCATCATCATGAGCGACGCCGACGTCGACGGCGCGCACATCCGCACGCTGCTGCTCACCCTGTTCTTCCGGTACATGCGGCCGATGATCGAAGAGGGCCGGGTCTTCGCGGCCGTGCCGCCGCTGCACCGCATCATCGTGCAGAACCCCGGCACGAAGCCGAACGAGACGATCTACACGTACTCCGAGGCGGAGTTCGCGGCCGTCACGAAAGACCTCACCCGGCGCGGCCGCAAGTTCGGCGAGCCGCAGCGCTACAAGGGTCTCGGCGAGATGGACGCGGATCAGCTCGCCGTCACGACGATGGACCCGAAGCACCGGATGCTCCGCCGCGTGGGCGTCGCGGACGCCGAGCAGGCCGGCCGTGTCTTCGAACTGCTGATGGGCAACGACGTCGCGCCGCGCAAGGAGTTCATCATCGACAGCGCCAACGGGCTGAGCCGGGATCGCATCGACGCCTGA
- a CDS encoding alkaline phosphatase family protein: MPAMLPVPDDTVPRPAAILPSVSAALAGEANQLGLPAARSAIIVLVDGLGASNLSARAGHARHLVGRMSRRDVIRTVFPSTTAAAITSFATGEPPGVHGIVGYRVLEPESDRVVNQLNGWEAGLLPDGWQRSTTWFEHAGARDIRTVAVGAARYATSGFTRAVLRGAEYRAAATIADRVDAALDLISGAKPTIVYLYIPELDQLAHSHGWESERWLAALETVDAELARLDRRLPNGVGLLVTADHGVVDVPAHRHVFVDDRPDLLDGIRHIAGEPRCLALHLDASLPDSARERLIDGWRDAEAGRSWVLTRDEALDAGLYAPAGRIAPEVRGRIGDVLVAARAGIAYYDRREANRTAEKMIGQHGSWTDEESRVPLIRGGAFGRD, encoded by the coding sequence ATGCCTGCCATGCTACCGGTGCCCGACGACACCGTTCCGCGGCCGGCCGCGATCCTCCCGAGCGTGTCGGCCGCCCTCGCCGGCGAGGCGAACCAGCTCGGGCTCCCCGCCGCCCGCAGCGCGATCATCGTGCTCGTCGACGGCCTGGGTGCATCGAACCTCTCGGCGCGGGCGGGGCACGCCCGGCATCTGGTGGGCCGGATGTCGCGACGCGATGTTATCCGCACCGTCTTCCCGTCGACGACCGCCGCCGCGATCACCTCGTTCGCCACGGGAGAGCCGCCGGGCGTGCACGGCATCGTCGGCTACCGGGTGCTCGAGCCGGAGTCCGACCGGGTCGTCAACCAGCTGAACGGCTGGGAGGCCGGGCTCCTGCCCGACGGCTGGCAGCGATCGACGACCTGGTTCGAGCACGCCGGGGCCCGAGACATCCGCACCGTCGCCGTCGGCGCCGCGCGCTACGCGACGTCCGGCTTCACCCGAGCCGTGCTGCGCGGTGCCGAGTACCGGGCGGCCGCGACCATCGCCGACCGGGTGGATGCGGCGCTCGACCTGATCTCGGGCGCCAAACCGACGATCGTCTACCTCTACATCCCCGAGCTCGATCAGCTCGCCCACTCCCACGGGTGGGAGTCCGAGCGCTGGCTCGCCGCCCTCGAGACCGTCGACGCCGAACTCGCCCGGCTCGATCGGCGCCTGCCCAACGGCGTCGGCCTGCTGGTCACCGCCGATCACGGCGTGGTCGACGTGCCCGCGCACCGGCACGTGTTCGTCGACGACCGGCCCGATCTGCTCGACGGCATCCGGCACATCGCGGGGGAGCCGCGGTGCCTCGCGCTGCACCTGGACGCGTCGCTGCCGGATTCCGCGCGCGAGCGCCTGATCGACGGCTGGCGCGATGCCGAAGCCGGCCGATCATGGGTGCTGACGCGCGACGAGGCGCTCGACGCCGGCCTCTACGCGCCGGCCGGGCGGATCGCTCCCGAGGTGCGCGGGCGCATCGGCGACGTGCTCGTCGCGGCGCGTGCCGGCATCGCCTACTACGACCGGCGCGAAGCGAACCGCACGGCCGAGAAGATGATCGGCCAGCACGGGTCCTGGACCGACGAGGAGTCGCGGGTGCCGCTCATCCGCGGGGGCGCGTTCGGGCGCGACTGA
- a CDS encoding DNA gyrase/topoisomerase IV subunit A — protein sequence MTRAADEPTDTPIAERIEDVDVSTEMQGSFLEYAYSVIYSRALPDARDGLKPVQRRILFSMTEMGLRPDRAHVKSSRVVGEVMGKYHPHGDSAIYDALVRLAQPFTLRVPLVDGHGNFGSLDDGPAASRYTEARLAAPAVSMSEGLDEDVVDFVPNYDGKLQQPEVMPSAFPNLLVNGASGIAVGMATNMAPHNLLEVVHAARHLIANPEATLDELMEFVPGPDFPSGGTIVGLDGVRDAYTTGRGSFKTRAKVAVEQLTARKTGLVVTELPYLVGPEKVIEKIKDGVNAKKITGISDVTDLTDRKHGLRLVIGIKTGFNPQAVLEQLYRLTPLEDGFAINNVALVDGQPQTLGLKALLQVYIDHRVRVVTRRSEYRLARRRERLHLVEGLLIAILDIDEVIQVIRSSDDAERARVRLQEVFDLSQVQAEYILELRLRRLTKFSRIELETERDQLLADIAQLEELLASTDRIRALVSDELGEVAEQFGTPRRTLLTMAKSLPPSARRAAAAATAASLEHADVPCRVLLGATGRIARIDRPEGADELVVTVPTRRSKHDAVRSVLDTTSRSEIGAVTSRGRLIRFSPLDLPQLPPNAPQLGAGVRVGEYLGLADRSEQVLAIVSLTSDRPIVLGTAQGVVKRVQPGGYPNRPDFEVIALKPGDSVVGAAQGGDDDELVFIASDAQLLHFPASSVRPQGCSAGGMAGIKLASGARVVAFSAIARGELEQTVVVTIAATSDTLLGADPGAVKVSAFDEFPGKGRATGGVRAQRFLKGQDALSVAWAGPGPAHALGADGAVRQLPETLAKRDASGAPLDAPVAVIGRRIG from the coding sequence ATGACCCGAGCAGCCGACGAGCCCACCGACACGCCGATCGCGGAGCGCATCGAGGATGTCGATGTCTCCACCGAGATGCAGGGCTCCTTCCTCGAGTACGCGTACTCGGTGATCTACTCCCGTGCGCTGCCCGACGCGCGCGACGGCCTGAAGCCGGTGCAGCGTCGCATCCTGTTCAGCATGACCGAGATGGGCCTGCGGCCCGATCGAGCGCACGTGAAGAGCTCGCGTGTCGTGGGCGAGGTCATGGGCAAATACCATCCGCACGGCGACTCGGCGATCTACGACGCGCTCGTGCGCCTGGCGCAGCCGTTCACGCTGCGGGTTCCGCTCGTCGACGGGCACGGCAACTTCGGTTCGCTCGACGACGGTCCGGCGGCGTCGCGCTACACCGAGGCGCGGCTCGCGGCGCCCGCGGTGTCGATGTCCGAAGGCCTCGATGAAGACGTCGTCGACTTCGTCCCGAACTACGACGGCAAGCTCCAGCAGCCCGAGGTGATGCCGTCGGCATTCCCCAACCTGCTCGTCAACGGGGCGAGCGGCATCGCGGTCGGCATGGCGACGAACATGGCCCCGCACAACCTGCTCGAGGTCGTGCACGCCGCGCGCCACCTGATCGCGAACCCCGAGGCGACGCTTGACGAGCTGATGGAGTTCGTCCCCGGCCCCGACTTCCCCTCGGGCGGCACGATCGTCGGCCTCGACGGGGTGCGCGACGCGTACACCACCGGGCGCGGCTCGTTCAAGACGCGCGCGAAGGTCGCCGTCGAACAGCTCACGGCCCGCAAGACCGGCCTCGTCGTCACCGAGCTCCCCTACCTCGTCGGCCCCGAGAAGGTCATCGAGAAGATCAAAGACGGCGTCAACGCGAAGAAGATCACCGGCATCTCCGACGTCACCGACCTCACCGACCGCAAACACGGGCTGCGGCTCGTGATCGGCATCAAGACGGGGTTCAACCCGCAGGCGGTGCTCGAGCAGCTCTACCGGCTCACCCCCCTCGAAGACGGCTTCGCGATCAACAACGTCGCCCTGGTCGACGGGCAGCCGCAGACGCTCGGGCTGAAAGCACTGCTGCAGGTGTACATCGACCACCGCGTGCGGGTCGTCACACGTCGCAGCGAGTACCGGCTCGCCCGGCGGCGCGAACGCCTCCACCTCGTCGAGGGTCTGCTCATCGCGATCCTCGACATCGACGAGGTGATCCAGGTCATCCGCTCGAGCGATGACGCCGAGCGGGCACGGGTGCGCCTGCAAGAGGTGTTCGATCTCAGCCAGGTGCAGGCCGAGTACATCCTCGAACTGCGGCTGCGCCGGCTCACGAAGTTCTCGCGGATCGAGCTCGAAACCGAGCGCGACCAGTTGCTCGCCGACATCGCGCAGCTCGAAGAGCTGCTGGCGAGCACCGACCGCATCCGCGCGCTCGTCTCCGACGAGCTCGGCGAGGTCGCCGAGCAGTTCGGCACGCCACGGCGAACCCTGCTCACGATGGCCAAGTCGCTGCCGCCGTCGGCCCGGCGGGCCGCGGCGGCCGCGACCGCGGCATCACTCGAGCATGCGGATGTCCCGTGCCGGGTGCTGCTCGGTGCGACCGGCCGCATCGCCAGGATCGACCGGCCCGAGGGCGCCGACGAGCTGGTCGTGACGGTGCCGACGCGCCGTTCGAAGCACGACGCGGTGCGCTCGGTGCTCGACACCACGAGCCGCAGCGAGATCGGTGCGGTCACCAGTCGCGGCCGGCTCATCCGGTTCTCCCCGCTCGACCTGCCGCAGTTGCCGCCGAACGCACCGCAGCTCGGCGCCGGCGTGCGCGTCGGCGAGTATCTCGGGCTCGCCGACCGCTCCGAGCAGGTGCTCGCGATCGTCTCGCTCACGTCCGACCGGCCGATCGTGCTCGGCACTGCGCAGGGCGTCGTGAAGCGGGTCCAGCCGGGCGGCTATCCGAACCGGCCCGACTTCGAGGTGATCGCGCTGAAGCCCGGCGACTCGGTCGTCGGCGCGGCCCAGGGCGGCGACGACGACGAGCTCGTGTTCATCGCCAGCGACGCCCAGCTGCTGCACTTCCCCGCGTCGTCCGTACGACCGCAGGGGTGCTCGGCCGGCGGCATGGCGGGCATCAAGCTCGCCTCCGGCGCGCGCGTCGTCGCGTTCTCGGCGATCGCACGCGGCGAGCTCGAGCAGACGGTCGTGGTGACCATCGCGGCGACCAGCGACACCCTCCTCGGCGCCGACCCCGGCGCGGTGAAGGTGTCGGCGTTCGATGAGTTCCCCGGCAAGGGGCGGGCGACCGGCGGCGTCCGCGCCCAGCGGTTCCTGAAGGGCCAGGACGCCCTGTCGGTCGCCTGGGCCGGCCCTGGCCCGGCACACGCGCTCGGCGCCGACGGCGCCGTGCGTCAGCTCCCCGAGACGCTCGCGAAGCGGGACGCATCCGGGGCCCCGCTCGACGCGCCCGTCGCGGTCATCGGCCGGCGCATCGGCTGA
- a CDS encoding Mur ligase family protein, with protein MRAGSLRYGPAILAGRLTRFAARLRKPGGGSAVPGLVVNRIAPGYLRRTLSGFPQGLIVVSGSSGKSTTTKMLVAILRAHGVDVFTNPSTANISQGLTSALLERADWLGRVPGDLAVLEMDEGHGALVMQGVDARIVALTNVMVDQIDRFHDSDMVVGMLRRIAERAHEAVVVNADDAALQRLASELGGTVAVHRYGVSDEVLASAPRGLGYTETAPDRLPPDAGVVVESVDGRRAVLADGEASVEISLPARGIHYAVDAATAYATARAALGARFDRGIAARALSEIPAVFGRGERTTVRGQEVEFVLVQNPASYQLNVDGIEPGCEQILFAVGSDVRDPSYFWPTDASSLRRVAIVSGSKAYEAALMLAYDGVEIDRVEPDLARAIDDFLAAPAPEHGVKTIVFTADSMRRTRAHLGLTEA; from the coding sequence GTGCGCGCGGGCTCCCTGCGTTATGGGCCGGCGATCCTCGCCGGCAGACTCACCAGATTCGCCGCCCGGCTGCGCAAGCCGGGCGGCGGTTCGGCGGTTCCGGGCCTGGTCGTCAACCGCATCGCCCCGGGCTATCTGAGGCGCACCCTGTCGGGGTTCCCGCAGGGGCTGATCGTCGTCTCCGGGTCGAGCGGCAAGTCGACCACGACGAAGATGCTGGTGGCGATCCTGCGCGCCCACGGCGTGGACGTGTTCACCAATCCGTCGACCGCGAACATCTCGCAAGGGCTCACCTCGGCGCTGCTCGAACGCGCCGACTGGCTCGGCCGGGTGCCCGGCGACCTCGCGGTGCTCGAGATGGACGAGGGTCACGGCGCGCTCGTCATGCAGGGCGTCGACGCACGCATCGTGGCGCTCACGAACGTGATGGTCGACCAGATCGATCGCTTCCACGACTCCGACATGGTGGTCGGGATGCTGCGCCGCATCGCCGAGCGAGCGCATGAGGCGGTCGTGGTGAACGCCGACGACGCGGCGCTCCAGCGGCTGGCATCGGAGCTGGGCGGGACGGTCGCGGTGCACCGGTACGGCGTCTCCGACGAGGTGCTCGCCTCGGCGCCGCGCGGCCTCGGCTACACCGAGACCGCGCCCGATCGGCTCCCACCCGACGCGGGGGTCGTCGTCGAGTCGGTCGACGGGCGCCGTGCGGTGCTCGCCGACGGCGAGGCATCCGTCGAGATCTCGTTGCCCGCGCGAGGCATCCACTACGCCGTCGACGCGGCGACCGCGTACGCGACCGCGCGCGCGGCGCTCGGCGCGCGCTTCGACCGCGGCATCGCGGCGCGCGCACTGAGCGAGATCCCAGCGGTCTTCGGCCGTGGCGAGCGCACCACCGTCCGCGGCCAGGAGGTCGAGTTCGTGCTGGTGCAGAACCCGGCGAGCTATCAGCTCAACGTCGACGGCATCGAGCCGGGTTGCGAGCAGATCCTCTTCGCGGTCGGCTCCGATGTGCGCGATCCCTCCTATTTCTGGCCGACGGATGCCTCGAGCCTGCGCCGTGTCGCGATCGTCAGCGGGTCCAAGGCGTACGAAGCCGCGCTCATGCTCGCCTACGACGGCGTCGAGATCGACCGCGTCGAGCCCGACCTGGCCCGGGCGATCGACGACTTCCTGGCGGCACCCGCTCCCGAGCACGGCGTCAAGACCATCGTCTTCACCGCGGACTCGATGCGTCGGACCCGCGCCCACCTCGGACTCACGGAGGCCTGA
- a CDS encoding type 1 glutamine amidotransferase, giving the protein MTFTIAALVPSLLNTNGDAENAAVLAQRLRWAGHEARVARVERVDELPDRVDAVVVGSGNDSSLEPARERLLTMHDELRRWGTEGVPILAVGTGWELLSWGVETADGRVVEGLGVLPGRAVPRAEGRVTGEIVLRSPRFGHLVGFENHARDAVQAEASPLGRLLAGAGNGRGSGQEGVVMGWVLGTHLHGPVLAKNPAFADAILTEVASRAGAEYAPGEQAAVVDRYADEARRLLLEAAKVTLPE; this is encoded by the coding sequence ATGACCTTCACCATCGCGGCGCTGGTGCCGTCGCTGCTGAACACCAACGGCGATGCCGAGAACGCGGCCGTGCTCGCCCAGCGTCTGCGCTGGGCGGGGCACGAGGCCCGCGTCGCGCGGGTGGAGCGCGTCGACGAGCTGCCCGACCGGGTCGACGCCGTCGTGGTCGGCTCGGGCAACGACTCGTCGCTCGAGCCTGCACGCGAGCGACTGCTCACCATGCACGACGAACTGCGCCGGTGGGGCACCGAGGGCGTCCCGATCCTCGCCGTCGGCACCGGCTGGGAGCTGCTCAGCTGGGGCGTCGAGACCGCCGACGGCCGCGTGGTCGAGGGCCTCGGCGTCCTGCCCGGCCGCGCCGTGCCCCGTGCCGAGGGCCGCGTCACCGGCGAGATCGTGCTGCGATCGCCGCGATTCGGGCATCTCGTCGGGTTCGAGAACCACGCGCGCGACGCGGTGCAGGCCGAGGCGTCGCCGCTCGGGCGGCTGCTCGCCGGCGCCGGCAACGGGCGCGGCTCGGGCCAGGAGGGCGTGGTCATGGGCTGGGTGCTCGGCACGCACCTGCACGGGCCGGTGCTCGCGAAGAATCCGGCGTTCGCCGACGCGATCCTCACCGAGGTCGCCTCGCGTGCCGGCGCCGAGTACGCGCCGGGGGAGCAGGCCGCCGTGGTCGACCGCTACGCGGACGAAGCCCGTCGGCTGCTGCTCGAGGCCGCGAAGGTCACGCTCCCCGAGTGA